In Rhodamnia argentea isolate NSW1041297 chromosome 5, ASM2092103v1, whole genome shotgun sequence, the DNA window TCACCTCATAGGCAATGCTGCTAACGAATAACCTTCACTTGCAGAATTAACCCAGATCCTTAAGAAGGCCAAGGGGGACTCATCAGTGAGTTATGGGGCAATTCCAAGTCCAGCACTGTTCTCGACCAATGACTTACCCACAGCCAACTTCAATGTCACGTTTAAAATTGTTCTCAGCAGCCATATGTGCAAGTGATCGCATGCATAATCGACCAAAATGTTTAAGAAGGCCAAATGAAGCGAGTGATTTTGAATGGTTTGAACAAATCCCCAGAAGGATGTACACAAGTGGCCGATTTCAATTTCCTAGCACAAGTGAATTAGCTCCTAAAGGATTGATCAAGCAAGACGCCTGTTCGACTCTGTGGTTTGGGCTCTGTAGTATGCCACAAAGAAACTTCAGAAAGCACTGAGTCGAGCTTCATCTATATCAACTGTGCAATTCCAGTAATAAGCAAACAATGCAAAAGCTATATAGTTGTAGAACCGGCAGACTGGCTACCCCTAACAGAGATGCTGctaacaaacaatttcatgtgCACGGTTGATGATCTATGTGCAACGGACTTGAATCTCCACTGATGATCTATGCACAAGCAAACTCAAATTCAACATCACGAATGTAGCAACCGCTATTCGACCTCAATTTCATGTGTAAAATGAACCCATCAGCTATTTGCACGAGTAGATTAGCTctcaacaatcaatcaagaaagacgCTATGTCACGCTCTGTACTCTGTTGTATGCCACAGAAAGCTTCAGAAACCGCAGAAATGGAACTCATCATCTAAGTATCAGCTGTACAATTCCCATGTAAGCACAAAATCTGCAACATTGCAGAACTGGGCTATCTATTACCAGGGAAATATTCCCATACCATGCACACATTCACAGGGAGGGAGAGGAACTAACTAACCCCGGGCATCGACTCTCCGCAACCGCATCTCAATCAGCCGCGCGGTGAATTCGCCGTCGCTGACTGTGAGCATCTCGGCCAAGGGTATCTCAAGCCCGTGCTCCTCCAACATCTGATGCCGCGGCCGGATCTTCCGCTCCAGGCTGAAGGAAAAATACTGCGGAAAGCGCTTCAGCTCGGCCAAGTTCCCCCTCATGTCCCGCAAGAAATACTCGGCCTTGGGCCTCAAGTTGTTCTGGACGCTCATGGTCAGCAGCCCCGGCGACCTGATCGCCATCCTCGAGACCTCCCTGTACTCGAAGCCGAGGCTCTGCAAGAATTCGATCTTGGGCAAGAGGGTGTGCTCCACGTTGGAGACGAGCAAGAGGCTGGTCTGGGAGGTGATGGCGTGACGGCCCACGAAGCCGAAGCTCCGGAGGAAGGAGAGGGTGGGGCGGAGCTGGGCATCGACGCTGCAAGCCAAGATGCGGGGGCAGCGGAGGATGGACTTCTGGAGGTCGGGGAAGGGGATGTGGGCCTCGTGGAGGAGGAAGTCGAAGACAGGGTAGAGGTCGGAGTCGGGGTCGGAAGTGAGGAGTTGGGGGAACATGTCGAGTATGCGGCCGAGGGAGGGGCGGGGGATGCCGAAGGAGGCGAGGCAGGACTCGACGGAgcggagggaggagagaggggaGGAGCGGAAGTCGGGGTTCTGGCGGAGGGCCTTTTGGGGGTCGACGTTGAGGCTCTGCAGGTAGAGGAGCTTCTCGCGGAAGAGAAGGCCGGAGTCCGAGGTGgaagaggcggaggaggaggcggcggcggagggcGGGCAGTGGAGGTGGTCGGTCCTGATGGGTTTTGGGAAGTGGAGTAGTATTGGCTGCAGGGAAGAGGGGTGGTGGTGGAGTTGGATTATCATCTCTGTTCTCCCGCGtttgggtggtggtggtggtggtggtggtggtggtggatgaggaagatgatgatgaaggcAATCTGTTTGAGGTTTTTCCTGCTTGCTTTGTCCGGCACATGCGATGGCCTCGCGACGCGGGGCTTCGAGTCTCGACCCTACATCAGATGGGCCGATTCGATTCCTCCTCATCTGTCAGCCCTGCGATCTGCCCACGAGAATGATTTGTTTACCTTCCTTTAGGCCCAACCCACGATAAAGCTTGTGCACCTCGCGGGCTTTTTCGGATAGGATTTAGGGCTTTGGATCCATTCGCTTGGCCAGAGGGTGACCCAAGACCCGAAGGAAAATGGACAATATCCATTTACTCAAATGGAGCCAATCCATTTGAATTGGCGAGAGATTTTAATATTTGTGGGGCTGGTGATGTTGGACACGTACGAAGCACTTCACGGTGGGGGTAAAAACACGATATACAAAGAAAAAACCCGAATATGAAAGCGGATCGATATACTTGACGCTCAGGCCGACGCAAATTCGTACATGGCATGTCAAATGCTTGATGAAGAGGCTCGTGTGACGGCAATCCGTGGACGCGAACCCCTTTGGGCAACCTTTGATCGGAGCTCATCAATGGCCCGAATGACCTACAGAGGGTCAAGAGTTTGTGGCACAACACCACCTGAGGTTGCCATAGACACACACAGAGGGCGGCACCAAGAGTTGGGAACCAAAAGTTGGTCTAAGTAGCGTGAACTGCCAGATCATTCACCAATGGTGGGCGGCGACGGGGCAACTGGAGGCGgttgaattagggttttggagttttttatgtgTGGCGGGGATTTAGAATTTGATGGGAGGGCATCATTGAAAAGGAAATGGCAATTGGTGAACAAAACCATAACATCGAACAGCAACCAATGTCAAGTGCAACCAAAGTGGAATTTGGAACCACCCAAAATCAACCAGCttggtccgattctcgattcaGCTCGGGACCATCGCACATCCCAACCGTGCACAGCGGTGTTCGGAGTCAAAATCAAGGTGTAACTTTCTTTGCTTTAAGGGTGCTcgtgataaccattctatttttgGAATCAATTTCTAGTTAGAAAAAGATTTTTATATTTCTAGTTTTCGAGCggatttttttagcaaaaaaacgtgtttgataacgacatgaaatttctgttcctggaacataggttcatttgataacaattgaaaatttctacttctagaatattattaacaaaaaaccttctacaaaaaatttctacttcatttttaaattttttaaatttcttcaaaaataatctttattattaaaaaatattatttactatttaaaataaaaatttattatttacttttcacTCCGGCAACGGTGGGCAATAGCCGGAGGTGGTCAACGGTGGCGGGCGTTGGGCAACGGTGGTCGGCAACAGCAAGCGGTGGTCGGTGACAGCCGACGATGGGCATCAAAGGGCGGTGTTTGGCGTTGGGGAGTGATTGGCAACAACGGCCAGTGAGTGGTAGTGGATGTCAACGATGGGCAATGGTTGGCGGCAGGGTCGGAGATGGCTGCGGCGGTGGTTGCGGCGGCAGTTAACAACTAATGGTGGGGTCAACAGCTGACGATTGATGAGAACGGCCAATGGAGGTCATCGATTAGCGATGGTGGGCGACAACTAACAAAGAAAGGGCAACAAAGAAAGTTCAACGAGGACTTCAGAAAAAACAAAGGGCTTTGGTAGGTTATTTCTCATTTGTGTCCGTGGAACAAAGAAGTTACAATTTTTAGCTtcacatttctctttcaaatctatttatagaacaaaaatttgttccagaaatggaaaaatagaattgcattACTAAACTAGTTTTTGTTTTAAATCtgttctagaaataggtttggaatagaaatataaaaatagaatgaTTGTCACGCGCGCCATAAATATAAGGAAAAGCCAATTtgatatttgattggaaaaCTCCCGcctatttttgggtattttcctttGAATTCAGCACTCAAAAACACATTAGCGCCAACACCCAATAAGAAAGTCGAGCTGCGATAAATAACACCGGAGAGGCAGGTCAAGTCAAGGCCTAACTTtcgtacaaaaagaaaaagggaagttgACAATTCAAAcgggcaaaaagaaaacaaaagcaaaaagagagGGGAGCAGGATATGCGGCGGAGCACATGGGGTTGGTGGGCCCCCCTAGCAGCCGCACCGCTCGAGACTTGCCGATTGACCCGTCGCTCTCGTGACCCAACCAACCCCCCTCCCTCTCGGGTTCGGTGCACCCCATAAATGCTCCGAGACCCGCTTTACTCACCCGAGCCAAAGGAATTCACAACCGACCCGATTGCCCAGTCAAAGTGTAACAAATTCGTATTCCACTTCAATTTGACCCGAAATTGGAGTGACAATTTCACTGCACCCGAAAGTCCCGCCCCACGGTTTTTCTCGTTTGGTGGCTTGAGGGGTAACGCAAGACGTGCAGCTTCGTGGAAATTTCCGGAATCGAAAACTTTTTAACCACTCAATTAATGCGTAATTCCATTTTGAGTAAGAGATAATTAATAGGGCACTCGTTCAACGATAGTGTCATTAATAAAGCCGAGATAAGTACGATTGGAGTGATTTGAATTCATTGTTCAAAATTGTTGCAAATCAGGGGAGTTACTCTTTCGGTCACCGATTGCCGAATTCCCTTCTCTTTCGAAGAAGACGGAATTTCGTGAATTGCTGGGACGTGGAATAGATGCTTAATCTTATGGTAAATGGGTATAAGAACATACATTCGCTCCATAAATCAGTCACATTGGTTAGTACAAAATAGTAATAGCAGTCCATAGCTTCATTGATTAGTACACCAAAACAAGAAATTTACAGCTTACTAGCAAGCGAGGGCTTGAAGGTCATTTCCAGCAAAAAAATATTGCTGGACCAAACCCTGACGGGCCGCCTGACCTCACTCccaagttggaaaaaaaaggaaaaccaaattACTAA includes these proteins:
- the LOC115754119 gene encoding transcription termination factor MTEF1, chloroplastic, whose translation is MIIQLHHHPSSLQPILLHFPKPIRTDHLHCPPSAAASSSASSTSDSGLLFREKLLYLQSLNVDPQKALRQNPDFRSSPLSSLRSVESCLASFGIPRPSLGRILDMFPQLLTSDPDSDLYPVFDFLLHEAHIPFPDLQKSILRCPRILACSVDAQLRPTLSFLRSFGFVGRHAITSQTSLLLVSNVEHTLLPKIEFLQSLGFEYREVSRMAIRSPGLLTMSVQNNLRPKAEYFLRDMRGNLAELKRFPQYFSFSLERKIRPRHQMLEEHGLEIPLAEMLTVSDGEFTARLIEMRLRRVDARG